A genomic segment from Armatimonadota bacterium encodes:
- a CDS encoding ABC transporter ATP-binding protein: MKLEIETIERNLSATEPVLMRLQADITASGAFGASVVEVTADEVRTRNAHREILMRVPIAAIRSVRCEPLIGGARLVLVDSGGRAHICAAYTKTRADQFAEMARGILQIVRGESLSVELHDAATRCPRCSRLLPEKEGVCPACVRRGRTLLRIVSYMRPYMALSIGLAALSVTATAIGLAPPWIQGELIDKVLLVHRNLPLMYRLAAIWLAVILMTTAIQTAMGALVARLSACIAADLRARLYTSIQYLQLQFFDKKQVGAITSRVTQDTDRVWEFLVEGAPYFITNLLMLVGVVLFLVRISLPLTLWILSPVPVVVAISGVCWKPVSQLYHRLGQKWARFHTHLNESLSGIRVVKAFAQEPGENEKFMRHNAALRMAGIAADTRWQTMFGCLSVFTGLGVIINWVVGGRMVFSHQLSLGDFWKVNAYLILVYGPLQWFAMINNWFTRAMAGAERIFEIMDMEREPTTDEGEWRTLQGDVEFCNVQFGYDKANPVLKGLSFTARKGEMIGLVGKSGAGKSTTINLISRFYEPDSGTIKFDGDDYRTMPLRSLRRQIGVVLQDPFLFNGTIAENIRYGKPGASLAEVVAAARTANAHAFILTKPEGYDSMIGEKGVTLSGGERQRISIARAILHDPRILILDEATSSVDVETERQIQEALARLVHGRTTFAIAHRLSTLRNATRLIVLDRGELAEMGTHAELMEKGGSFSRMVAAQSRLNEILSAESGAMPTAVEWSVQDA, from the coding sequence ATGAAACTAGAGATCGAAACGATCGAACGTAACCTTTCCGCTACGGAGCCGGTTCTGATGCGCCTGCAGGCGGATATCACCGCTTCGGGCGCGTTTGGCGCCAGCGTTGTGGAGGTCACCGCAGACGAGGTGCGCACGCGCAACGCGCATCGCGAGATCCTGATGCGTGTACCCATTGCAGCAATCCGCTCAGTTCGATGCGAGCCATTGATCGGCGGCGCCAGGTTGGTGCTGGTTGACTCTGGTGGCCGCGCCCACATCTGCGCTGCTTACACGAAAACCAGAGCGGATCAATTCGCGGAGATGGCCCGCGGCATCCTGCAGATCGTCCGCGGAGAGAGTCTGAGCGTGGAGCTCCACGACGCGGCGACACGCTGCCCGCGCTGCTCGCGCCTGCTGCCCGAAAAAGAGGGAGTATGCCCGGCGTGCGTGAGGCGCGGACGCACGCTGCTGCGGATTGTGTCGTACATGCGCCCGTATATGGCGCTCTCAATCGGCCTCGCGGCACTGTCGGTAACAGCCACCGCCATCGGCCTGGCACCGCCCTGGATTCAGGGCGAGCTTATCGACAAGGTCCTGCTCGTACACCGCAACTTGCCGCTCATGTACCGGCTTGCCGCCATCTGGTTGGCGGTGATTCTGATGACCACCGCCATTCAGACGGCTATGGGCGCCTTGGTGGCCCGCCTCAGCGCCTGCATCGCCGCTGACTTGCGAGCCCGCCTCTACACCTCCATCCAGTATCTGCAGCTGCAGTTCTTCGACAAGAAGCAGGTCGGCGCCATTACCAGCCGCGTGACGCAGGATACGGACCGGGTTTGGGAGTTTCTGGTTGAAGGCGCACCCTACTTTATCACCAACCTGTTGATGCTGGTCGGCGTCGTGCTGTTTCTGGTGCGGATCAGTTTGCCACTCACGCTCTGGATACTTTCGCCGGTACCTGTGGTTGTGGCGATCAGCGGAGTCTGCTGGAAGCCCGTGTCGCAGCTCTACCACCGGCTCGGGCAAAAATGGGCAAGATTCCACACGCATCTCAACGAGTCGCTCTCCGGCATTCGCGTGGTCAAGGCGTTTGCGCAAGAGCCCGGCGAAAACGAGAAGTTCATGCGACACAATGCCGCGCTGCGAATGGCCGGGATCGCCGCTGATACACGGTGGCAAACGATGTTTGGCTGCCTGTCGGTCTTCACCGGCCTCGGCGTCATCATCAACTGGGTTGTCGGCGGCCGTATGGTCTTCAGTCACCAGCTCAGCCTCGGTGACTTCTGGAAGGTGAACGCCTACCTGATACTGGTCTATGGGCCGCTTCAGTGGTTCGCCATGATCAACAACTGGTTCACGCGGGCAATGGCGGGCGCCGAGCGGATCTTTGAGATTATGGACATGGAGCGCGAGCCAACTACCGATGAGGGAGAGTGGCGCACCTTGCAAGGTGATGTGGAGTTTTGTAATGTGCAGTTTGGCTACGACAAGGCGAATCCGGTGCTGAAAGGGCTCTCATTCACCGCGCGCAAGGGTGAGATGATTGGCCTCGTCGGCAAATCAGGCGCCGGCAAATCGACGACCATCAACCTGATCTCACGGTTCTACGAGCCAGATTCCGGCACGATCAAGTTCGATGGTGATGACTACCGCACAATGCCTCTCCGCTCACTCCGCCGCCAGATCGGCGTGGTGCTGCAAGACCCGTTCCTGTTCAACGGAACCATTGCGGAGAACATTCGATACGGCAAGCCGGGCGCTTCGCTGGCCGAGGTGGTTGCTGCCGCGCGCACGGCAAATGCCCATGCATTCATTCTGACCAAGCCTGAGGGTTACGATTCGATGATCGGCGAGAAGGGAGTTACGCTCTCCGGGGGTGAGCGACAGCGAATCTCGATCGCGCGCGCAATCCTGCACGACCCGCGCATTCTGATCCTGGATGAAGCAACATCCTCGGTGGATGTTGAGACCGAGCGGCAGATTCAGGAAGCGCTTGCCCGGTTGGTGCATGGAAGAACCACCTTCGCCATCGCCCACCGGCTTTCGACACTGCGAAATGCCACGCGACTTATTGTGCTGGACCGCGGCGAGCTCGCCGAAATGGGCACGCATGCCGAACTGATGGAGAAAGGTGGCTCGTTCAGCCGCATGGTCGCTGCGCAGAGCCGCCTCAATGAGATTCTAAGCGCCGAGTCCGGCGCAATGCCAACCGCCGTCGAATGGAGTGTTCAGGATGCTTGA
- the rpsL gene encoding 30S ribosomal protein S12 encodes MPTINQLVRNGRKRINKKTKAPALRGNPQLRGVCLIVRTVPPKKPNSALRKIARVRLTNKTEVTAYIPGIGHNLQEHSVVMIRGGRVKDLPGVRYHVIRGTLDASGTRERMSSRSKYGTKKAK; translated from the coding sequence ATGCCAACCATTAATCAACTTGTCCGCAATGGACGCAAACGGATCAATAAAAAGACCAAGGCGCCGGCGCTTCGCGGCAACCCGCAGCTGCGCGGCGTGTGTCTTATCGTCCGTACGGTGCCACCGAAAAAGCCAAACTCCGCACTGCGGAAAATCGCCCGGGTGAGGCTTACCAACAAAACGGAAGTGACCGCGTACATTCCTGGCATCGGCCACAACCTGCAGGAGCACAGCGTGGTGATGATCCGCGGCGGCCGCGTCAAGGATCTACCCGGCGTGCGATACCACGTGATCCGCGGCACGCTGGATGCCTCCGGAACGCGGGAACGGATGTCCAGCCGGTCCAAGTACGGCACCAAGAAGGCAAAGTAA
- the rpsG gene encoding 30S ribosomal protein S7 has product MPRKGAVRPRTIIPDPVYNSVLAQRFINRLMVDGKKSISEHIFYGAMTILEERSGKPALEAFEQAVRNVMPAVEVRARRVGGQSYQVPIEVRQERRIALAIRWLVNNSRRRGGRTMIDKLAGELTDATNNTGTSVKRKEDVHRMAESNKAFAHYRW; this is encoded by the coding sequence ATGCCAAGAAAAGGCGCCGTCCGGCCACGGACGATCATACCGGACCCGGTCTATAACAGCGTGCTCGCGCAGCGGTTCATAAACCGGCTGATGGTCGATGGAAAAAAGAGCATCTCGGAGCACATCTTCTACGGCGCGATGACGATTCTGGAAGAGCGCTCCGGCAAGCCGGCGCTGGAAGCCTTCGAGCAGGCGGTGCGTAACGTGATGCCGGCAGTGGAAGTGCGTGCGCGCCGCGTTGGCGGACAGAGTTATCAGGTGCCCATTGAGGTGCGGCAGGAGCGGCGAATCGCACTGGCGATCCGGTGGCTGGTTAACAATTCAAGGCGCCGCGGTGGGCGGACGATGATCGACAAGCTCGCTGGGGAGCTTACGGACGCAACAAACAACACGGGAACGTCGGTTAAACGGAAAGAGGATGTTCATCGCATGGCCGAGTCCAACAAGGCCTTTGCACACTACAGATGGTAG
- the thrS gene encoding threonine--tRNA ligase gives MTIMPELEKDELYRLRHSAAHLMAEAVGELHPEVRYAIGPPIEDGFYYDFDLAEPLKDEDLPAIEQKMAEIAARNLPIERLEVSRDQARSLAEQQNQPYKLELIDAIPAGEALSFYRQGNWSDLCRGPHVPSTGHIRHFKLLHTAGAYWRGSEKNKMLTRVYGTAWLTQADLDEYLNRLEEARKRDHRVLGRELGLFMFSHDVGPGLPLWLPKGATLRDTLIDFMKVEQLKRGYQGVVTPNIGNARLYARSGHLQSFRAKMFPLMVGDEEGETYVLKPMNCPHHIMIYASDLRSYRDLPIRYAEFGTVYRYEQSGELAGMLRVRGFTQDDSHLFVTPDQLRGEFAGVVDLMLFTLRRLGLTEYRVRIGTRDPSDDKYIGSQENWEVAEHAIIDAVRHIGLEYEVSPGDAAFYGPKLDLMVRDALRREWQMGTVQVDYNLPERFGLEYIGEDGQKHRPVMIHRAPFGSLDRMIGLLVEHYAGAFPFWLAPQQVALIPIADRHHAYCVQVQDQLREAGIRSAIDSRNEKMGKRIRESELQKVPVMLIAGDRDVEAGSVSIRRHGEGDLGAQTVANAIAMMRAWAVE, from the coding sequence ATGACGATAATGCCGGAACTGGAAAAAGACGAACTCTACCGCCTGCGCCACAGCGCAGCCCACCTGATGGCGGAAGCCGTAGGCGAGCTCCATCCGGAGGTGAGATATGCGATCGGGCCTCCGATTGAAGATGGCTTCTATTATGATTTCGATCTGGCCGAACCGCTGAAAGATGAAGACCTGCCCGCCATCGAGCAGAAGATGGCGGAGATCGCCGCGCGTAACCTACCGATCGAGCGTCTGGAGGTGTCGCGCGACCAGGCACGCTCGTTGGCTGAGCAGCAGAACCAGCCATACAAGCTGGAGCTGATCGACGCGATTCCCGCTGGCGAGGCTTTGTCGTTCTACCGGCAGGGCAACTGGTCCGATCTGTGCCGCGGCCCGCACGTGCCCAGCACGGGTCACATCCGCCACTTCAAGCTGCTGCATACGGCCGGCGCCTATTGGCGGGGCAGCGAAAAGAACAAGATGCTGACGCGCGTATATGGCACGGCGTGGCTCACGCAGGCGGACCTGGATGAGTACCTGAATCGATTGGAAGAAGCGCGGAAGCGCGACCACCGCGTACTCGGGCGCGAGTTGGGCCTCTTCATGTTCTCGCATGATGTCGGTCCGGGCCTGCCACTGTGGCTGCCAAAGGGCGCTACGCTGCGCGACACGCTGATCGACTTTATGAAGGTGGAGCAGCTGAAGCGGGGATACCAGGGGGTGGTGACGCCCAACATCGGTAACGCCCGCCTCTACGCCAGGAGCGGACATCTGCAGTCGTTCCGCGCCAAGATGTTTCCCTTGATGGTGGGTGATGAAGAAGGCGAGACGTACGTTCTGAAGCCGATGAACTGTCCGCACCACATCATGATCTATGCCAGTGACCTGCGCTCGTACCGCGATCTGCCGATCCGTTACGCCGAGTTCGGCACGGTATACCGGTACGAACAGAGCGGAGAACTGGCCGGTATGCTGCGGGTGCGCGGGTTTACGCAAGACGACTCGCACCTGTTTGTCACGCCGGACCAGCTTCGCGGTGAATTCGCCGGCGTCGTAGACCTGATGCTGTTCACGCTCAGACGGCTGGGCCTTACGGAGTACCGGGTGCGGATCGGCACGCGAGATCCATCGGATGACAAGTACATCGGCTCACAGGAAAACTGGGAGGTGGCCGAGCACGCGATCATCGACGCCGTGAGGCATATCGGTCTGGAGTACGAGGTATCGCCGGGCGATGCCGCCTTTTACGGACCCAAGCTGGACCTCATGGTCCGTGACGCCCTGCGTCGCGAATGGCAAATGGGTACGGTACAGGTGGATTACAACCTGCCGGAGCGATTCGGGCTGGAGTATATCGGTGAGGACGGTCAAAAACACCGTCCCGTCATGATTCACCGCGCGCCGTTCGGCTCTCTCGACAGGATGATCGGCCTTCTGGTGGAACACTATGCCGGCGCATTTCCGTTCTGGCTTGCTCCACAGCAAGTGGCGCTCATACCGATCGCGGATCGGCATCATGCCTACTGCGTGCAGGTTCAGGATCAGCTTCGCGAAGCGGGGATCCGTTCGGCGATCGATTCCCGCAACGAGAAGATGGGCAAGCGCATCCGCGAAAGTGAATTGCAAAAAGTACCGGTAATGCTGATCGCCGGTGACCGGGATGTGGAGGCCGGCAGCGTCAGCATCCGCAGGCATGGCGAAGGCGACCTGGGCGCCCAGACTGTGGCAAACGCGATCGCGATGATGCGGGCCTGGGCCGTCGAATAG
- the xseA gene encoding exodeoxyribonuclease VII large subunit, which translates to MESWLKLSEIAARTGAVVVSAFPEPVWFVAEIAALNVAGVGHCYLDLIETQNGQVAAQFRATIWKTTWWQVRQEFTAATGAELRKGLTVLAQGTVQFHARYGLSINILRVDPAFTLGDAARRRQETITRLQTEGLIEVNGRIAMPLVMQRIAVISSAQAAGYGDFCHQLEANSQGFRYKVTLFPALMQGAEAERSIVSALDGIRGMAAKFDVAVIVRGGGSTVDLDAFDGYDLASAIASMPIPVITGIGHQRDDSVADMVAHTRVKTPTGAADAIIELAAEFDSHLLEAGIRAARAARGILREERAACVQYAMRLARRSQSEIAVQREACRVLLRRIPGAAQLRLAGQKSMLRRSAGLIGRSFAERARGMDVRLSLLQERILRSSGSLLERSSALVLAVETGVDRLQPEATLRRGYSISRIDGRAIRSIDAAVTHALMETQLADGAIMSRVETEQENDG; encoded by the coding sequence ATGGAGTCGTGGTTAAAGCTCTCAGAAATCGCGGCGCGAACCGGCGCCGTTGTTGTGTCGGCGTTTCCAGAGCCTGTCTGGTTTGTTGCCGAAATTGCAGCGCTCAATGTGGCCGGCGTTGGTCACTGTTACCTGGACCTTATTGAAACGCAAAACGGGCAGGTCGCCGCGCAATTTCGCGCCACGATCTGGAAGACCACCTGGTGGCAAGTGAGGCAGGAGTTCACGGCCGCCACTGGCGCGGAGCTGCGCAAGGGGCTCACGGTTCTCGCACAGGGAACGGTACAGTTTCACGCGCGGTACGGCCTCAGCATCAACATTCTCAGGGTTGACCCGGCGTTCACCCTGGGCGATGCCGCGCGTCGACGGCAAGAGACGATCACGCGCCTTCAAACCGAGGGCCTCATCGAGGTAAACGGCCGGATTGCAATGCCTTTGGTGATGCAGCGGATCGCGGTCATCTCGTCGGCACAGGCGGCCGGCTACGGCGATTTTTGTCACCAGCTCGAAGCCAACTCGCAGGGATTCCGGTATAAGGTAACGCTGTTTCCCGCGCTGATGCAAGGCGCCGAAGCGGAGCGCTCCATCGTGTCCGCGCTGGACGGTATCCGTGGCATGGCGGCGAAGTTCGATGTCGCCGTGATTGTCCGTGGCGGCGGATCTACCGTTGACCTGGACGCATTCGACGGTTACGACCTGGCTTCCGCGATTGCCAGCATGCCGATTCCGGTGATCACCGGGATTGGCCACCAGCGTGACGACAGCGTGGCCGATATGGTGGCGCACACACGGGTAAAGACGCCGACCGGCGCAGCCGATGCCATCATCGAGCTGGCCGCTGAATTTGACAGCCACCTACTGGAGGCCGGAATCCGCGCGGCACGCGCGGCACGAGGCATACTTCGAGAGGAGCGCGCGGCGTGCGTTCAGTACGCAATGCGACTCGCGCGCAGATCGCAAAGCGAGATCGCAGTGCAGCGCGAAGCGTGTCGCGTGCTTCTGCGGCGGATCCCTGGCGCGGCGCAACTGCGACTGGCGGGGCAAAAGAGCATGCTGCGCCGGTCGGCCGGCCTCATAGGGCGCAGCTTTGCAGAGCGCGCACGCGGAATGGACGTACGGTTGTCGCTCTTGCAGGAACGGATACTCAGAAGTTCCGGAAGCCTTCTGGAGCGCTCCTCCGCGCTGGTTCTGGCGGTGGAGACGGGCGTTGATCGGCTTCAGCCGGAGGCCACGCTGCGACGTGGATACTCGATTTCGCGCATTGATGGCCGCGCCATTCGGAGTATCGATGCGGCGGTGACCCACGCCCTCATGGAGACGCAGCTGGCGGACGGCGCCATTATGAGCCGCGTAGAAACGGAACAAGAGAATGACGGATAG
- the xseB gene encoding exodeoxyribonuclease VII small subunit: MTDSRPIKYTEAMAELQEILRKLETGEEEIDTVADSVKRAAMLIRTCRERLRSAEQEVDGALRELEEDEGTAGSSGPTSLVALE; the protein is encoded by the coding sequence ATGACGGATAGTCGGCCTATCAAATACACGGAAGCAATGGCGGAACTTCAGGAGATCCTACGGAAGCTCGAGACGGGCGAGGAAGAGATTGATACCGTCGCCGACTCCGTCAAGCGAGCGGCCATGCTCATTCGCACCTGCCGGGAGCGCCTGCGCTCTGCCGAACAGGAGGTGGATGGTGCACTGCGGGAACTGGAGGAGGACGAAGGCACTGCCGGCAGCTCCGGTCCGACCAGTCTGGTGGCCCTGGAGTAG
- a CDS encoding DUF1854 domain-containing protein: MLESTNVTVLQPADCRFYFQPEGHLRLTIRDQITWLTVRPTWFAPVTEPGRQLALLDGSDTEIGVLDRLELLAPEDLKCLQTEIRRRYLSARVERILSVRVAFGTGYWSVTTDRGDREFVTESLHENVLWYSETRLMLVDVDGNRFEIPDVDRLDALSRSRLNRMV, from the coding sequence ATGCTTGAATCCACCAATGTCACGGTCTTGCAGCCGGCAGACTGCCGATTCTACTTCCAACCCGAAGGCCACCTCAGGCTGACAATTCGCGACCAGATCACCTGGCTGACCGTGCGCCCTACCTGGTTTGCGCCAGTCACGGAACCCGGTCGGCAACTGGCTCTTCTGGATGGGAGCGACACCGAGATTGGCGTTCTGGATCGGTTGGAGCTGCTGGCGCCGGAGGATCTCAAATGCCTGCAAACGGAGATCCGGCGGCGGTATCTGTCCGCTCGCGTGGAGCGCATCCTATCGGTTCGGGTGGCATTCGGCACCGGCTACTGGTCGGTAACCACCGACCGTGGAGATCGTGAGTTCGTAACGGAGAGTCTGCACGAGAACGTGCTCTGGTACTCCGAGACACGGTTGATGCTCGTTGATGTAGACGGCAATCGGTTTGAGATTCCCGATGTTGACCGGTTGGACGCGCTCAGCCGCAGCAGGCTCAACCGGATGGTATAG